From the Lathyrus oleraceus cultivar Zhongwan6 chromosome 3, CAAS_Psat_ZW6_1.0, whole genome shotgun sequence genome, the window GAAGAATGATTGTGTTACAAAACTGAATTATAcaatatttatttatataaatacACCTAATAGACCTAAATACTAACTGAATTATAcaatatttatttatataaatacACCTAATAGACCTAAATACTAAGTAACAAATATATCAATCCTAAACCTTAACTAATTTTGAGTTTAATCTCACACCATTCCGATTATATTTATTATTTCAACAAAACTACGAACCATTTTTGAGTAAGTTTTCTTGCATTGTTTTAAAATTATGGTAGTTTGAGAATTTGTGGAGATAGGTGGGGGTATATTGAGATTTTGGGGGAATATTGAGATTTTTGAAGACAATTCATACGTTGTTGTACTAGTCCTAGGAAATGAATAAAAGTGTATTTTTGTCTGTTTTCTGACTTTTCTTCTTGAATTTTGACTATTTCTTGTCTCCATGACGACTTCGTCAATGACAACAAatgacttgttgattttatcaAGCAAACAAATGCGGTGGGGAAGAAAAACACGGAAAAATAAAACATGTCACTTTCAGATTTTACCCCCACACACTGCTCTTAGATCATTGTTGTCACTACTTTTCATTCATAGCTTCCAATTTGTTGCCTTTTTAACAAAATCATTTATGGGTTCACACTTTCCTTCCAACCTTTCAATTTTGTTATCATCACTCATAAATTATAAAGGGTTTGGTTTCCTTTCTTTCTATCAGAATAAAAAACTTTGCTTTTCAGGGTTTGGTTTTGGGTTTGTTTGTGTTTCAATTTTAAAACCCTTTATTGTGAATTTAGTGTTTTGCAAGTTTCTAACTTGGTTCATTGGTTTTGGTTTTGGTTTTCAACCCTTATTGGTGGTTGGTGTGTGTGATGAATTTGTCTAACAAATGTGGTTGGAGGGTTTGATGGTGGCATAGTCATGTTTTGCAATTGCTTTGGTGCTTTGAATTCGTGTAAAGGGAAGGGTGAACCTGCTGAGCAGACACTTGAACAAGGTACAGAAAATGAACATGGCTTTGAATTTATTGTACGCAGGTTCTTGACTTTGTGATTGTCATAGTCATAATTTGTTGTTTTGTTTGTCTCTCTCTTGTTCCTTTATGTAGTTTTCTTGTTCAAATTACGGATAAATGTTTTTACAAAGGTTGAAATTGCCTGTTTTTTGAAGCAGTAGAGGGTTGGTTGCTTCATGAAGAGATTGTGTTTTCCTGAAATATGTTCTGGTTTTTCAGGGAATGGGAATGGATGGAGTTATAGCTTAATCTTTGTTTTTGAGCTTTTAAAATTCATCTGAGGATTTTGCTTGTAGGTTATGTTAAATTGAATGTTGAAACTAAGCTTTGGGATATGTCATAGCTTCATATAGTAGTACGATTGTGGATTTGGATCCTTTAAAGTGACTAATGTGTAAAGTGAGAGAATCAAGGGTTGTATTATTTCGATATTGTGTTGGTGTTGGATACCGAACACCTCTTCCATATGAGGTGTCAGTGACACATACTGATATCCTTTTTAAAATGTCAATATTTTGATTCAATATTGTGTTGGCGTTGGAAAAAGGACACGTCTTCCATATGAAGTGATCGTGACACATCGCTCTATGGGACTGATATCCTTTTTAAAATGTCAATATTTCGATATTGTGTTGGTGTTGGATGCCCACCCCACCCCATTTAGGCCCACCCCACAAAAGCCCGCAAGAAAACGGAGCAAGGCTGTGCGGACATAGTTGAGGGTGTAGGCTTACAACCTTGGTCCGCCTCGCGAAAAAATGAGGGCGGAGCGGGCATGCGGGCTTGCGCCCCTAAAGGCTAAAAATTGCAAAAATTCTTGTTAACTTGCGCGTCTGCAAAAATCGGGGCTAGGCAGGGCGGACATATTAGAGGGTGCTATGTCCGTTTTTCCACTCCTATTTAATGGATCAAGCAGGGCTATTTAGTATGTTATGCAAATTATTTAAGCATAATATATGTGAAAGTGTCATGATCTAGTAAGACTTCATTGGCTTGAACATTATCATTCTAAAACTACATTCTTGACGCATTTCAAGTGTTTCCTGTTTGAGAAATTTGTATTCTTTGTTTTCTTGTGTGTAAAGCTTTGTTTGTGATTAACAGTGGGGGAAACTAAAAGCTTTAGCTATAGCTCATTGAGATCTGCTACCGGAGATTTTCATTCTTCATGCAAAATTGGTGGAGGAGGCTATGGAGTTGTCTACAAGGTAAGGATCATAACCAATGATTTTCTTCCTTTTTGTTTCCGACCTTGTTTGAATAAACGACTTAATTAAGCGCTTAGAGCACCGGCATCTGTCTTGTTGCTTAATTTGTTTCCTTGTCATTAATATTTGCAGGGTGTTTTAAGGGACGGCACTCAAGTTGCTATCAAGTCTCTTTCTGTAGAGTCTAAACAAGGAACTCATGAATTTATGACCGAAATTGAGATGATATCAAATATACAACATCCAAATCTTGTTAAACTAATCGGCTTCTGTATTGAGGGTACTCATCGAATATTGGTGTACGAGTTTCTCGAGAACAATAGCCTTGCGAGTGCTTTGTTAGGTAACCTTTACTTTCAAATCATCATTAACTAACTAAAAAAAAGTTATTATCTTCATAGTTTAACTTACCTTTATTACAGGTTCAAAAAGTAAATGTGTTCCTCTGGATTGGCGAAAGAGGGCTGCTATTTGCTGCGGTACAGCTTCGGGTCTAACCTTTCTTCATGAAGAAGCTCAGCCAAACATTGTTCATAGAGATATCAAAGCAAGCAACATATTGCTGGATGAGAACTTCAATCCGAAAATCGGTGATTTTGGTCTTGCAAAACTTTTTCCTGACAATGTCACCCATGTTAGTACTCGAGTTGCAGGAACAATGTAAGCACATATGCCTACTTTTATGAATTCTTTATAGACAACATGGCTACGTTTTGAGACTTGGCCGTAACGCATAAGCATAGCTTATTTGTTTTGTCTGAACAGGGGCTATCTCGCACCGGAATATGCACTTCTAAGACAGCTTACAAAGAAGGCAGATGTATATAGTTTTGGGATTCTGATGCTTGAAATAATCAGCGGTAAAAGTAGTAGCAAAGCTGCATTTGGAGACAATATTTTGGTTCTGGTGGAATGGGTATATTTCTGGATCCTTGCGTATGAAAAATGTTGGTTTTGGTCATTTTTTTCGCCAGATACATAGCTGACACAAAGATGAATAAAGTTGATGCATCCTGTTTTTTTGTTGGTCATATAAATGGCAATATCTGTGTTTCTGCTAATAATGGCAATTCATGTATATGCAGGCTTGGAAGCTGAAAGAAGAAAACCGGCTTCTGGAGCTTGTTGATTCAGAACTAACCGACTATGACGAGAACGAGGTGTATAGGTTCCTTGTGGTTGCTCTCTTTTGCACCCAATCATCGGCTAAACATAGACCAACCATGAAACAAGTACTACAAATGCTCTCCAAACAAGTTCATCTTAATGAGAAGGCATTAACTGAGCCTGGAATATACAGATGGGATACCTCGGGAAAGACGAGTGGTTATTTAAACGAGACGTCATCGTCGTCTCATGTAATCAAGTACAAAAGATCTGAAAACCAACATCAAACCTCGACGCAATTTAGCGGTACAGATATTGTGACAGAGATGTTTCCTAGATGATTGTTAGGTGCAAATGATGTATTTATTGTTTTAGTTGTTAGGATCCATGTTTTTCCAAAGGGGATCATGGAAAGAAATGCTTGTGTATTTCCACTTTGCTGATTATTTATTTCTGATATTAAAAGGCATGTTGATGAATCTTATTTCTTACTTTGTTGGATACTACATTAAATAAATGTTTGGTTGGCACATCCTTGATCCTGTTCTATATAGACTTTTCTATCAAGTGCACTCACTCTTCTCTCACCCAAACCAAAGTTAAGGTGTCCCTTCAATTTGCGTCCTTACAGACATAATTTGCTAAATTTATATACTTGATCGCTCAAATTTTCGGAAAAACATTAGATAATAGCAAAGAACGCTATTTCGCCATTTAATGGAAAATAGACTTAACATATTTTCCAGTCTCTGATTGACATGAAAATCATCATCTCTACTCTATCATGAGAAATTTAGCGTTTGCATAGATAAATATATATTCTATCTTCTTTCACACAACATATAATCGTATTGTAAACAACTAAACCACTTTTTTCATGTTTTGGTTTAATTGTCTGACTTTTATGCATGAGATATCAATCTTCACATTTTGGCTCATCAATTGATATTTGATATTGTCTATATTTTTTTAAAGACATTCATAAAAATCTTAAAAGTCAGAGCGAACCTAATTTCTCGTAAAGGATTGCAACTAAAAGTTACATGAAATATGTCATTTGAAAAGTCCTTATAATCCTAAGACTAATAGAATTCGCCCACTCATGATAATATTAAACGCAGAGATAGTAATAGAAATTCACAATTGCATAAGTAAAGTAAACGAATAATCTATAATATAAGAAAATCCAATTATGCCCTTGATTAAAAAAATGTTACTTCATCGATTTAGGGGCATTTTGTGTTAAAATATTGCTTTTTCCAACCAAACTTTAATTTCTAATGATATGGTACTATCGATTCCACTTACTTTCACTTTGTTAACAACAACTCCGAAATGTACAAATTTTAGTTTGAAACAAACTAATTGATCTTCACTTTTCAACTATTTTAGGTTCTCAATACAACTTTTGGACACTTCATAAAAATATATGTCCAAAATCTATCTTTTCTACTTGTCTACCAACTCTTTCTTTCCAAAATCtccagaaaatttatcccaaACATTTTTTTGTTATCAAGGATTGATTGCAAAATATTGTTAGAGGTctttgttgtcatggtaatctacatgaaaaataatgaaaatataagtatcactaGAATAACATATTTAACTAGgtctttaattaaatatgctcccactattttactcaaaacaaatgaccctcaccatttgattcgaaaaatTCCGTTGGAAGATTTCCAACTCTTtcttctaaacatatataatcttattataatttgtttagttaagtttgacccattgttttagcaattggatattacaattatcccatcgcaccttactaatatagaacatgcacctcgcgtaggcgaaacctacattattcgatattagtcttgatgagtgctaaaacttggaaagcataaacataatatttaatttgaggaactttgcaattattctgatctcaccggcatatttatcatataaaccgtctctcacatgcatcaacatacattcacatgcatcaacatacatacaaaatgaaacagttatgacccTTAGTGCAATTGTTCTctcaagccaatgagagaacctaagctaacctaataacgatctaagcttctccaagcaagatcttcaaggttgtccttcTTTGATATTATATTCTTcactttcttcataacattacattacataaaagaaactcgttttacacacgagggagtgagatgagaaaataagttatattaagagattaaaagagaggcacgacacgcatgtcgtattttaaaatcccaaaacaaaataaaggaaaactaaggccataatcgatcaccacaagacaataataataaacccattattattattaatttaaattctgttaattaaataaaccaaattaaatttcgacgactgatcacactacgcagagttagccgggggttccgctggCCAACGGGGTTGTTAGGGGAAGCGCCCCGATgtaaaattttaatgaacaattcatttgaaatcgacatcgatttttgcatcaacacttgatactttaaagcacaactcttgtgcagtcacaaccctaatcgcataactctttgacaacataacccttgtaccgtcatgaaccctaatgcaccaatttctTACCGTCAAACACACCACGATCAttaattcaatatgattgatcaacacgtcattgcttcaccatactttcgtcggattccgaagcaaatgaccattgatcgctaaaaggaaaacaatcattaaatgtttgaatgaacgaaatagaaacaatatatcatatataccatattttatatcagaattacttatatcatatatataacttgatcgatcttaattgtgtaacctatggacgatcgatgtatcgctgcttcaccatactaacatcgaattccgaagcatagttaacatcaatcatccaaatcatacacacatgatgccaaattcaattactcatttattatttaatttattcTGTCTTTTtatcgtattaatacagaaaataaacagctatcaaatgcatggtttcgtaaatggctatgataccactgaaggagaataacaatccaaaacgcagcgaaatttaaaattttctcctttagtgatccttacgaatgggcatggtcagtgatagaatcgttacctcttgtggcgattgaaacctttgatgcagatcgAATGAGTGgtcacgaacgttgaatggtgacaacgcctctactcagtccacacgaacgaattccttcagtctcagtgctagctgctacgaatgaagactttgagtgatatatatatatatatatatatatatatatatatatatatatagagagagagagagagagagaaacgaaatttcatctCAACAAATGCTTCTGCACTATGGTTCTttttatataaccacttgtgtggactgtaagctaaaaaacccacttaagtgtatgtggcccatatcttatgatataccaaaatcacttaagcgcgtggtaccttaccatatttcgtattctacttaagtgcaccataccttacgatgttatacaattcacttaagtgcattgtgccttacgatgttccttatttactctatctctcatcaatccgtccttttgtgtgtgaccctataggttttcgcggcattggcaattatattaaatcacatatttaacataataaatagtgagcggtatctagcaacacattactactacccaagacactaaaatgtcatgtgatatgacaaatcattttgtgataatacttgtgtgtacaattacccttttgcccttatatctatattgaacataagACATAGATCGTGTCATCTTTGTCCAGTTCAATTTTaggcccgtagacatttatcctgttacgcaggatgggaaaattccatctaggtcactcatgtccctcagcatgctttgtggagtacccatcaactgtctttatgatcatctagttacagacaatgtttgctcaacaataaggcactaaactctacatctagggtccatagtggtttcagatcaaagagtggtatacaccattatcaccatgataataatttatgacactttgcataacattctatataatattctcatagcgggtcaatccagtataaatattactcttaatattcatacctatgtttaagacttgataactccttatccataatccatgagatgtgatcatcagtctatatacataatagtcttaatgctttaatgttatcccacttcacaacaaagctcgactacagatactttaagaatagtgtccttatttttaatgggatctcatgatcaagtcacacttgatacattaagccgactagctattctagggactttattaaacaaacataataaagaaaaaagccttttattattaataaataattcgatataagtatcaaaagtattggcctctagagCTTACACCAACATGTGGAGCCACCATTGATAGAGAAAGAACTGACTGAATTGTTCAAGGATACTCTACAACCTTTCTTTTGGTAAAATATGATAGAAAATATATCACTAGGTTTTGCTGACCTGGTAACTATTGGAGAAAGACTAGAGGAGGGTATCAAGAAGGGAAAAAATGCTAATGCTGTTGAATCCTCTAGTGGGACAAGAAAGTCCTCTGGGAACtttgatcagtcaccatttgtgCTATAGTTATTATCATTTTAACAGGTGAAAG encodes:
- the LOC127127479 gene encoding putative serine/threonine-protein kinase, whose product is MFCNCFGALNSCKGKGEPAEQTLEQVGETKSFSYSSLRSATGDFHSSCKIGGGGYGVVYKGVLRDGTQVAIKSLSVESKQGTHEFMTEIEMISNIQHPNLVKLIGFCIEGTHRILVYEFLENNSLASALLGSKSKCVPLDWRKRAAICCGTASGLTFLHEEAQPNIVHRDIKASNILLDENFNPKIGDFGLAKLFPDNVTHVSTRVAGTMGYLAPEYALLRQLTKKADVYSFGILMLEIISGKSSSKAAFGDNILVLVEWAWKLKEENRLLELVDSELTDYDENEVYRFLVVALFCTQSSAKHRPTMKQVLQMLSKQVHLNEKALTEPGIYRWDTSGKTSGYLNETSSSSHVIKYKRSENQHQTSTQFSGTDIVTEMFPR